GGCCGCGCCGCACGCCGTGGTGGTCGTCGACGAGGCGTACGCGGAGTTCGCCCGCCCCGGCACCCCGAGCGCCGTCACCCAGCTGGACGGTCGCGTCCGGCTCGTCGTCACCCGCACGATGAGCAAGGCGTTCGCGTTCGCCGGGGCCCGGCTCGGCTACCTCGCCGCCGACGCCGCCGTCACCGCGGCGCTGCGGCTCGTCCGGCTGCCGTACCACCTCTCCTCGCTCACGCAGGCCGCGGCCGTGGCGGCGCTCGCCCACGCCGACGAGCTGCTGTCGACCGTCGAGGCGCTCAAGGAGCAGCGCGACCGGGTCGTCGCCGGCACCGCCGCGCTCGGGCTGCGCCCGGTGCCGAGCGACGCGAACTTCGTCCTCGTCGGCGGGTTCGCCGACTCCGGCGCCGCGTTCGAGGCGCTGCTCGCGCACGGGGTGCTCGTCCGCGACGTCGGCCTGCCCGGGTACCTGCGGATGACGGCGGGCACGCCGGCGGAGACGGACGCCCTCCTCGCCGCGCTCGGTGACGTGCTCGGTGACGTGCGCGGGGCGGTGGTCGGCGGGCAGGACGCGCCCGCGGGCGGTGGCTGCCTCGCCACTAGGGTCGAGCGGTGAGCAGCCGCACCGCCCGCCTCGAGCGGGGCACGAAGGAGAGCCGGGTCCTCGTCGAGCTCGACCTCGACGGCACGGGCCGGTCGGAGGTCTCGACGGGTGTCCGCTTCTTCGACCACATGCTGTCGACCTTCGCCCGCCACTCGCTCGTCGACCTCACCGTCCGCGCGGAGGGCGACGTCGACGTCGACGCCCACCACACGGTCGAGGACGTCAGCATCGTCCTCGGCCAGGCGATCCACGCCGCCCTCGGCGACAAGGCCGGCATCCGCCGCTTCGGCGACGCCCTCGTCCCCCTCGACGAGTGCCTCGCGCAGGCGGCCGTCGACCTCGCGGGCCGCGCCTACTGCGTCCACGAGGGGGAGCCCGCCGGTCAGGAGCACGTCCTCATCGGCGGGCACTACGTCGGGTCCCTCACCCGGCACGTCCTGGAGTCCCTCGCGCACAACGCGCGCATCGCCCTCCACGTGCGGGTGCTGTCCGGGCGCGACCCGCACCACGTCGTCGAGGCGCAGTTCAAGGCCCTCGCGCGCGCGTTCCGCGCCGCCGTCGAGCCCGACCCGCGCGTGGCGGGGGTGCCGAGCGAGAAGGGCAGCCTGTGAGCACCGGCGCCCGGCCCCGCGTCGTCGTCATGGACCACGGCTCGGGCAACGTCCGCTCCGCCGTCCGTGCCCTCGAACGGGTCGGCGCCGACGTCGAGCTGACCGCCGACCCGCAGGCCGGCCTCGACGCCGACGGTCTCGTCGTGCCCGGCGTCGGGGCCTTCGCCGCCGTCGTCGAGGGCGTCCGGCGGGTCCGCGGCGACGTGGTCGTCGGTCGGCGCCTCGCCGGGGGGCGCCCCGTCCTCGGCATCTGCGTCGGCCTGCAGGTGATGTTCGAGTCCTCGACCGAGCCCGGCGCCGGCGACCGCGACGGGCTCGGGCAGTGGCCGGGCACCGTCGAGCGGCTGCCGGTGGAGCGCGTCCCGCACATGGGCTGGAACACGGTCGAGGCGCCGGCGGACAGCGTCCTGTTCGCCGGGCTCGCCGACGAGCGCTTCTACTTCGTCCACTCCTACGGCGTTCTCGCCGACGGCGTCGACGGTCCGGCCCCCGTCGCCGCGCTCGGCACCGAGCGGCTCGCGCCGCCGACGGTCACGTGGGCGGAGCACGAGGGCTGCCGGTTCGTCGCGGCCGTGGAGAACGGGGCGCTGTCGGCCACCCAGTTCCACCCGGAGAAGTCCGGGGACGCCGGCGCCGCCCTGCTTGAGCACTGGGTCCGGCGGCTGGCCTGACGCAGGAGCGGCCTGCCGCCTCGGCTAGCGTCCTGGGACGTGACCGACGACCCGACCCCCTCCGCCGACCGTACGCACCCCACCGACGCGCCGGCGCTCCAGCTCCTGCCGGCGGTCGACGTCGCCGACGGCCAGGCCGTCCGGCTCGTCCAGGGGGAGGCGGGGTCCGAGACGACGTACGGCGAGCCGCTCGCCGCGGCGCTGGCGTGGGTCGAGGCGGGCGCTGCCTGGCTCCACCTCGTCGACCTGGACGCGGCCTTCGGGCGCGGCAGCAACGCCGAGCAGCTCGCGGAGGTCGTCCGGCAGGTGAGCGACCGCGGCGTCGCCGTCGAGCTGTCCGGCGGCATCCGCGACGACGGGTCCCTGCGACGGGCGCTCGCCACCGGCTGCCGCCGCGTCAACCTCGGGACCGCCGCGCTGGAGGACCCCGAGTGGACCCGTCGCGCCATCGGCGAGTTCGGCGACCGCGTCGCCGTGGGGCTCGACGTGCGCGGCACCACCCTCGCCGCCCGCGGCTGGACGCAGGAGGGCGGGGACCTGTGGGAGACCCTCGCGCGCCTCGACGCCGACGGCTGCGCCCGCTACGTCGTCACCGACGTCACGAAGGACGGCACCCTCCGCGGGCCCAACACCGACCTGCTGCGTCAGGTCTGCGAGGTGACGGACCGCCCCGTCGTCGCCTCCGGCGGCGTGAGCAGCCTCGCCGACCTCGAGGCCCTGCGGGCCCTCGTGCCCGTCGGCGTCGAGGGCGCCATCGTCGGGAAGGCGCTGTACGCGGGCGCCTTCACCCTCCAGGAGGCGCTCGCCGTCGCCGGCTGAGCGACCGCCCGGCTCGGGTGGCGTCGCCTCAGGCGACGTCCGGCGGGGGGACGGCCGCGCACGCGGCGCACAGGCCCCAGAAGACGACCTCCGCCTCCTCGACGCTCACGAGCCCGTGCGGGGGCGAGGCGTCGAGGCAGGGCGCGTGGCCCACGACGCAGTCGACGTCGCTGACCGCGCCGCACGAGCGGCACACCGCGTGGTGGTGGTTGTCGTCGGTCCGGGTCTCGAAGCGCGCCGGGTGCCGCTGCGGCTCGATGCGGCGGACCAGGCCCGCGGCGGTGAGCGCCGCGAGGGCGTCGTAGACGCCCTGGACCGACACCGCCCCCAGCCGACGGCGCGCCTCGGTGAGGACCTCCTCGGCCGTCGCGTGCGGGTGGTCCCCGACGGCCCCGAGGACCGCGACGCGGGGACGGGTGACCCGCAACCCCGCGGCCCGCAGCCGGTCGGCCGCCGCGCCCGCCGTGGAAGGTCCGCGCACCATCTGCACACCGACATCCCACCACGCCGATATGGAACCGTTCAAGAGTGCCGGGAGGGTCGGGCGCAGGCCCCACACTGGGCCACCGTGCCGACGCCCACGATGCCGCCCGCCACCGGTCTGCGGGCCTACCGCGAGGTCCTCGCCGTCCCGGGCATGACGTCGCTCTACCTCATCGGCGTCCTCGCGCGCGTCCCGCACACCGGCGGCGGCATCGCCCTCACGCTCCTCGTCACCGAGGGGCTGGGGCGCGGCTACCTCGAGGCGGGTCTCGTGACGGCGGCGCTGACGGTCGGGATCGCCTTCGGCAGCCCGTGGCGCGGCCGGCTCGTCGACCGCCTCGGGCTGCGTCGCGCCCTCGTGCCGAGCATCGTCGCGATGCCGGTGCTGTGGACCGCGGCGGCCCTCAGCCCCTACTGGCTCCTGCTGCCCGTGGCGTTCGTCGCGGGTGCCCTCGCGGTGCCCGTCTTCACGGTGGTCCGGCAGGCCATCGGGGTCGTGGTGCCCGAGCGCTCGCGGCGCAGCGCCTTCGCGCTCGACTCCGTCCTCGTCGAGGCGAGCTTCGTCGCCGGGCCGCCGCTCGTCGTGCTCGCCGCCACGCAGGTCGACGTCCGCGTCGCCCTCGTCGCCATCGGGGTCGGCGAGGCCCTCGCGGGTGTGCTGCTCGCGGTGCTCGACCCGCGCCTGCGCAGCGACGCGGTGGGAGCGCCGGCCGACGAGCCCGCCCTGTCGGCCGGGCTCACCGGCGGCGACGACCGGCGCCTGCGGCCGCTGCGCCTGCCGCTGCCTCGCTGGCTCAGCCCCGGCCTGCTCGCGATGTACGCGTGCGCCTTCGGGGCCGCGCTCGTGCTGTCGGGGTCGGAGATCGGGATCTACGCGGTGCTGCGGGGGCTGGGAGAGGTCGGGCTCGTCGGCTGGGTGTTCGCCGCGTGGGGCGTCGCCAGCGGCGTCGGCGGGCTCGTGTACGGGGCGCTGCGCCGTGGCGCGTCCAGCCCGCTGGTCCTGCTCGCGTGGCTCGCGCTCGCGACCGTGCCGCTCGCCCTGGCGACCAGCCCGCTGCTGCTCCTCCTCCTCGTCGTGCCCGGCGGCCTCCTCACGGCCCCGACGCTGTCGTCGAGCGCCGACGGCGTCAGCCGGCGCATCGGCGACGCCAACCGCGGCGAGGCCATGGGCTGGCACGGCTCGGCGACGACGGCCGGCTTCAGCCTCGGCGCCCCGCTCGCGGGCGCGGTCGCGGACCAGGTCGGACCCTGGGGCGCGTTCCTCGTCGTCGCGGCGGTGTCGGGGGCGCTCGCGCTCACCGGGCTCGCGCTGCTGCGCCGGGCCCGGCGACCGGGTCAGCGCACCGGCCCGGTGAGCCGCTCCCCGGGGCCCTGACCCGGCTCGTCGGGCACCGTCGAGGCGTCACGGAAGGCCAGCTGGAGCGAGCGCAGCCCGTCCCGCAGCGCCCGCGCGTGCTGCGACCCCACCTCGGGGGCAGCGGCGGTCACGAGCCCGGCGAGCGCCGTGATGAGCGAGCGCGCCTCGGCGAGGTCCATGAGGTCGGCGGGGGACAGCGGCTGCCCGTCGTCCCCGGTCGCGCCCTCGAGGTCGGCGGGGTCGACGAGCCCGCACTTGACCGCCGCCGCGCTCATGAGGTGGACGGCGGCGGTCGTGATGACCTCCACGGCCGGCACGTCGGCGATGTCGCGCGCGGCGTCGGTGGCGTCCGTCAGGGGGGAATCACTCACCCTGCTACCCTTGCAGGCGACCAGTCGCGACGTTCACCCGGTCCGCCGGGGGTCCGCAGCGGCAGCAAGCGGAGGCCACTCCCACCCCGGTGCCCACGGTGCCGCGGGTCAGGTCCACGGGGACGGACTCCCGGCAGGTGCCGGGACGAGGGCCCCGGTGCGTGCGACGTGACGACAGTGACGACCGCGCCGGACCCCGGCCACCGCCTGCCCGGGCGGCAGCCGCCGGGTCGACCGGCAGCCGGCACAGACGTCCGACTCACCCTTCCACGAGGAGCACGCACATCACCGAGCCACGTATCAACGACCGCATCCGCGTCCCCGAGGTCCGACTCGTCGGGCCCAACGGCGAGCAGGTCGGCATCGTGCGGATCGAACAGGCCATGAAGCTCGCGACCGAGTCCGAGCTCGACCTGGTCGAGGTCGCGCCCGACGCCCGCCCGCCCGTCGTCAAGCTCATGGACTTCGGCAAGTTCAAGTACGAGTCGGCCATGAAGGAGCGTGCGGCCCGCAAGAACCAGGCCAACACGGTCCTCAAGGAGATCCGCTACCGCCTCAAGATCGACGACCACGACTACGCCACCAAGACGGGTCACGTCACCCGGTTCCTCAAGGGCGGCGACAAGGTCAAGGTCATGATCATGTTCCGCGGTCGCGAGCAGTCCCGTCCCGAGATGGGGCTGCGTCTCCTCCAGCGGGTCGCGGAGGACGTCAAGGAGCTGGGCTCCGTCGAGTCCTCGCCCCGGGTCGACGGGCGCAACATGGTCATGGTGATCGGGCCGCACAAGAAGAAGGCCGAGGTCAAGACCGAGCAGAAGGCCGCCAAGCAGGCCCAGAAGGACGCGGCCGCCGCGGCGGCCGACCAGGGCAGCACGGGCGCCACGACCGGCTGAGCGGCTCGGCCCGCACCACCAGCACACGGCACGCCCCCCACGGGGCTGCCCGACACAGACAGGGAGCACCACGGTGCCGAAGAACAAGACGCACTCCGGCGCGAAGAAGCGCTTCAAGGTGACGGGCTCGGGCAAGATCATGCGCGAGCAGTCGAACAACCAGCACCTCTTCGAGGGCAAGAGCAGCCGTCGCAAGCGCCGCCTCGACGTCGACCAGCAGCTGAGCAAGGCGGACTCGAAGACCGCCAAGAAGCTGCTCGGCATCTGAGCCCGCTCGCCCCGAGCCCCTCTTCCCCCTCGACGCACCAGGAGACACCCCCATGGCACGTGTGAAGCGGGCGGTCAACGCCCACAAGAAGCGCCGCGAGGTCCTCGAGCAGGCCTCCGGCTACCGCGGTCAGCGTTCGCGGCTGTACCGCAAGGCGAAGGAGCAGATCCTCCACTCCGGCGTCTACTCCTACCGCGACCGCAAGGCGCGCAAGGGCGACTTCCGCCGTCTCTGGATCCAGCGCGTCAACGCCGCGGCCCGCGCCAACGGGATGACGTACAACCGCTTCATCCAGGGCCTCAAGATCGCCGGTGTCGACGTCGACCGTCGCATGCTCGCCGAGCTCGCCGTCAACGACGAGGCGGCCTTCGCCTCGCTCGTGCAGACCGCCCGGGCCGCCCTGCCCGCGCAGGACGCCGCCTGAGGCCAGCCCGGCAGCACCGAGCACCCCAGCACGACGTGACCGAGCGCCCGGAGGCGCCGGAGCTCACCAACCCCCGCGCGGAGCGGGTGCGGTCGGTGGCCCGGCTCTCCGGGCGCTCGGCGCGTCAGCGCCAGGGCCGCTTCCTCGTCGAGGGGCACGGCCCGGTCACCGAGCTGCTCGCGGCCGCCGCCGCGCCCGCGCCCCGCGTGCGGGTGGCGGTCGAGGTGCTGTACGTCGGGCCGGAGGCGGACCCCGCCTACGCGGCGGCCGCCCGCGCCGCCCGGGTACCGGTGCGGACGGCGAGCGACGAGGTCCTCGCCGCCATGGCGGACGCCGTCACCCCGCAGCCCGTGCTGGCCGTCGCCGCGCCGGTCGACGTCGAGCTGTCGGCGGTGCTCGCCGACTCACCGCGCACCCTCGCCGTCCTCGCCCGGGTCCGCGACCCGGGCAACGCCGGCACGGTCGTCCGCGCCGCCGACGCCTCCGGCGCCGACGCCGTCGTCCTCACCACCGAGTCCGTCGACGTCCACGCGCCCAAGACCGTCCGCAGCAGCGCGGGCAGCCTCTTCCACGTGCCCGTCGTCGTCGACGTCCCCTACGCCGACGTCGTGAGGGCGTGCCGGGCCGCCGGGCTCGCGACCCTCGCGACGGCCGCGGACGCGGCGACGGACCTCGACGACCTCCTCGACGCCGCCGCGACCGGCCAGGGCCCCCTCGCGGCACCGCACGCGTGGCTGCTCGGCAACGAGGCGTGGGGGCTGCCCGAGGCCGACGCCGCGCTCGCCGACGCGCGCGTCGCCGTCCCCATCCACGGCTCGGCGGAGAGCCTCAACCTCGCGATGGCCGCGACCGTCTGCCTGTACGCGAGCGCGCGCGCCCGTCGGGCTGTGCGGCACCACGGCGGCGACACCCGGCGGCGGTCCCCGGCGGCGGGCACCTAGACTCCCGCCCCGTGCCCGCCGACCTGCCGAGCAGCCAGCCCTCCGTCCCCGACGCGCCGACGGCGGACTCCGTCGCCCACGCCGAGGCGGCCGCGCTGACGGCGTTCGCGGCGGCCGGCGACCTCGACGAGCTCAAGGCCGCGCGCCTCGCGCACGTCGGCGACCGGTCCCCGCTCGCCCTCGCGAACCGCGCCATCGGGCAGCTGCTCCCGACGGAGAAGGCCGCGGCCGGGAAGCTCGTGGGGCAGGCCCGCGGGCGGGTCCAACGCGCCCTCGCCGACCGGCAGGCGGTCCTCGAGGCGGAGCGCGACGAGCGCATCCTCCGCGAGGAAGTCGTCGACGTCACGCTGCCCACCCAGCGCGACCTCACCGGCGCCCGGCACCCGCTCACCGCCCTCATGGACCGCGTCGGCGACGTCTTCGTCGCCATGGGCTGGGAGGTCGCCGAGGGTCCCGAGGTCGAGGCCGAGTGGTACAACTTCGACGCCCTCAACATGGGCGCGGACCACCCCGCCCGCGAGATGCAGGACACGTTCTTCGTCGACCCGCCGGGCTCGCACCTCGTCCTGCGCACCCACACCTCACCGGTGCAGGCCCGCTCGCTGCTCACCCGCGGCGTCCCCGTCTACGTCGTCGTGCCCGGGCGGACGTTCCGCACCGACGAGCTCGACGCCACCCACACCCCGGTCTTCCACCAGGTCGAGGGGCTCGCGGTCGACGAGGGCCTCACGATGGCCGACCTCAAGGGCACCCTCACGCACTTCGCGCAGGCGATGTTCGGCGACGCCGTCACGACCCGGCTGCGCCCGTCGTACTTCCCGTTCACCGAGCCGAGCGCCGAGGTCGACCTCCGGTGCTTCGTGTGCGCGGCCCGCACCGGCAGCGTCGACCCGGCGTGCCGCACGTGCGGCGGCACCGGCTGGATCGAGTGGGGCGGCTGCGGCATGGTCAACCCGCGCGTCCTCACGGCCTGCGGCGTCGACCCGGACCGGTACTCGGGCTTCGCGTTCGGGATGGGCATCGAGCGCACCCTCATGTTCCGAGACGGGGTCGCGGACATGCGCGACATGGTCGAGGGCGACGTCCGCTTCGCCCGCCAGCTGGGAGGCACCCTCTGATGCGCGTTCCCCTGCAGTGGCTGCGCGAGCACGTCGCCGTCCCCGAGGACGCGACGGCGGCCGACGTCGCGGCCGACCTCGTGCGCGTCGGCCTGGAGGAGGAGGGCGTCCACGGCGGCGACGTCACGGGGCCGCTCGTCGTCGGTCGCGTCCTGTCCGTCGAGCCGGAGCCGCAGAGGAACGGCAAGACGATCAACTGGTGCCAGGTCGACGTCGGCCCGCACGGGCCCGACGACGGCTCCGGCACCCCGAGCCGCGCGCCGCGCGGCATCGTGTGCGGGGCGCACAACTTCGCCGCCGGTGACCTCGTCGTCGTCGCCCTGCCGGGCGCCGTGCTGCCCGGGCCGTTCCCCATCGCGTCCCGGCGCACGTACGGTCACGTGTCCGACGGCATGATCTGCTCCGCCCGCGAGCTCGGCCTCGGGGAGGACCACGACGGGATCATCGTCCTGCCCCGCCTGGGTCTGCCCGTGGACGTCCTCGACCGCGTCGAGCCCGGGGACGACGCCCTCGACCTCCTCGGGCTGCGCGAGGAGACCGTCGAGGTCAACGTGACCCCCGACCGCGGCTACTGCCTGTCGGTGCGCGGCGTCGCCCGCGAGTACGGCCACGCGACCGGTCTCGCGTACCGCGACCCCGTCCTCGACCTGCAGCCGCCCGAGCCCACGTCGGCGGGCTGGGAGGTGCGGCTCGCCGACGACGCACCGCTGCGGGGCCGCGCGGGCTGCGACCGGTTCGTCGCGCGCGTCGTCCGGGGCATCGACCCGACACGACCGAGTCCCTACTGGCTGCAGCGCCGGCTCCAGCTCGCCGGGATGCGCCCCATCAGCCTCGCCGTCGACGTCACGAACTACGTGATGCTCGCCCTCGGCCAGCCGCTGCACGCCTACGACGCCGCGCTGCTGTCCGGGCCCGTCGTCGTGCGACGGGCCCGACCCGGCGAGCGGCTCACGACGCTCGACGACGTCGACCGTGCCCTCGACCCGGAGGACCTCCTCATCACCGACTCGGGCGACGGCGAGGCGGGCTCGCGCGTCCTCGGTCTCGCCGGCGTCATGGGCGGTGAGGCGACGGAGGTGTCGGCGCGCACGTCCGACGTCCTCGTCGAGGCCGCCCACTTCGACCCCGTGAGCGTCGCGCGCACCGCGCGCCGGCACCGGCTGCCGAGCGAGGCGAGCCGGCGCTTCGAGCGGGGGGTCGACCCGCAGCTGGCGCCCGCGGCCGCCGAGCTCGCCGTCCGCCTGCTCGTCGCGCACGGCGGCGGGACCCCCGAGGCGGCGTGGACCGACGAGACCGCCCTCGCCGACCCGGGTCCGGTCGTCCTCGACCCCGCCTACCCGGCCCGGCTCGTCGGGGTGCCGTACACCGAGGCCGACGTCGTCGCGACGCTGGAGGAGATCGGGTGCGTCGTCACCCGCCACGGCGACCGGCTCGCGGTCGCGGCGCCGTCGTGGCGGCCCGACCTCACCGACCCCGCGGACCTCGCGGAGGAGGTGGCGCGGCTGCGGGGCTACGACGCGATCCCCGAGCGGGTCCCCACCCCGCCGCCCGGTGGCGGTCTCACCGTCACCCAGCGGGCCGTGCGCCGGGTCCGCGACCACCTCGTGAGCCGCGGTCTCGTCGAGGTCCTCTCGTACCCCTTCGTCGCGCCCGCGGCCCACGACGCCCTCGGCCTGCCGGCCGACGACGTGCGCCGCCGTGCCCTGCGCCTCGCCAACCCGCTCAACGAGGAGCAGCCGGAGCTCCGCACCGACGTCCTCACGCCGCTGCTCGACACCGTGGTCCGCAACCTCGGCAGGGGCGAGGGCGACGTCGCCGTCTTCGAGGTCGGGCTCGTCGTCCGTCCGGCACCGGACGCGCCGGCTGCGCCGGTGCCGGGTGTCGCCGGCCGTCCCGACGCCGAGGAGCTCGCGGCCCTCGACGCGGCCCTCCCGCACCAGCCGCTGCACCTCGCCGCCGTCCTCGCCGGCGCCGCCGAGCCCCCGGGCTGGCAGGGTGCGGGCCGGCCGGCGGGCTGGGCCGACGCCGTCGAGGTCGCCCGGCAGGTCGCGGGCGTCGTCGGCGCGGAGCTCGACGTGCGGCAGGCGGAGCACGCCCCCTGGCACCCCGGTCGCTGCGCCGCGCTCCTCGTCACCGGCGGGGACCGGCCGCGCGTCGTCGGGCACGCGGGGGAGCTGCACCCGCGCGTGTGCCAGGCACTCGGGCTCCCGGCGCGCACGTGCGCGGTCGAGCTCGACCTCGGCGCGGTCGTCGCTGACGGCGCCGGTCGCGTCGTCGAGGCGGTCCCGCTGTCGCGGCACCCGGTGGCGAAGGAGGACGTCGCGCTCGTCGTCGCCGCGGACGTGCCGGCGGCCGCCGTCGAGGCGGCCCTCGTCGCGGGTGCGGGCGACCTGCTCGAGCAGGTCCGCCTCTTCGACGACTACACCGGCCCCCAGGTCGGCGAGGGCCGGCGGTCGCTCGCGTACGCGCTGCGGTTCCGGGCGCCGGACCGGACGCTCACCGCCGAGGAGGTCGCCGAGGCCCGCGCCGGAGCGTTGCGCGCGGCGGAGGCGGTCGGCGCGACCCTGCGGAGCTGACCTGACCTGACCTGACCCGACCCGACGTGACCTGACCCGACCCGGCCGGTAGCGCCCGCCGCTACGGCTCGGGCACGGGCGCCGGCGTGACGCGCAGCCGTCGGGTCCGCGCCAGCACGACCGTGACGACGAGCGCGGTGCCCATGAGCGTGCTCGCGAGCACGACGACCCCCGGCCAGCCGGAGCGCGCCCACGCCGCCCCCGCGGCGGCGCCGGCGCCCGACGCGCCCGCGTAGTACGCGAGCAGGTAGAGGGACGCGGCCTGACCGGCACCGCCGACGCCGAGCGACGCCCGCGCCGTCACCCACCCGGACGCCACGCCGTGGGCGGCGAAGAAGCCGACCACCATGACGGCGGTCCCCGTGACGACGAGCCCCAGCGGGGCGGCCAGGGTGAGGAGGATCCCCCCGACGGCGACCGCGACGGCGACCGGTGCGACGGGGCGTGGCCCGACCCGGCTGCTCACCCGTCCGGCGAGCGCCGAGGCGACGCTGCCGAGGGCGTAGGTGGCGAACACGAGGCCGGCGACGCCCGTCGAGAGCCCGAACTCCGGGGACTCCAGGCGGAACGCGAGGCCGTTGAACACCGCGACGAACGCCCCCATGAGGAGGCCGCCGCATGCGAACAGCCCGACGAGGACCGGGTCGCGCAGCTGCCGCGCCAGCTGCGCGGCCACGGCCCGCGGCCGGCCCGGAGCGGGCCGGAACCGCTGCGAGGGCGGCAGCGACCACCGCACGAGCAGCGCGCACAGCAGGACGAGCACGGCGACGCCGGCGATCGCCGCGCGCCAGCCCGCCCACTCCGCGAGCGGCGCCGCGAGCAGCCGCCCCGACATGCCGCCGAGGGCGGTGCCCCCGACGTACAGACCGATGACGCCGGCCGCCGCGTCCCGGTGGACCTCCTCGCGCAGGTACGCCGTCGCCACGGCCGGCAGCCCCGCGAGGGCGAGACCCTGCAGCGTCCGCAGCGCGAGCAGCGACTCCCACGACCACGCCGCGGCGCACGCGAGGCCGAGCAGGCCCGACAGCCCGAGCGAGCCGTGGACGAGCCACGTGCGCCCGCGCGTGTCCGACAGCGGTCCCGCGACGAGCAGGCCGAGCCCGAGGGCGAGGGTGGGACCGGAGACCGACAGCGCGGCCTGCGCGGGGGTGACGCCGAATTCGGCGCTGAGCGTCGGCAGCAGCGGCTGCGTCGCCCAGACGGCGGCGAACGTCGCGACCCCGGCGAGGAACAGGGCGACGGACACCCGGCGCAGCTCCGGCGTGCCGGGCCGCAGCCCGCCCTCCGTGTCGGCCGCCACGACGGGAGGCTAATCCGGTGGAGCTCCCGTCCCCGCACCTCGTACGGTCGGCCGCGG
The nucleotide sequence above comes from Aquipuribacter nitratireducens. Encoded proteins:
- the rpmI gene encoding 50S ribosomal protein L35; translation: MPKNKTHSGAKKRFKVTGSGKIMREQSNNQHLFEGKSSRRKRRLDVDQQLSKADSKTAKKLLGI
- a CDS encoding histidinol-phosphate transaminase; the protein is MSARLDSTGLPLRPDLRGRTAYGAPQLDVPVRLNTNESSYALPPAVAAAVTEAVAAVVPGLNRYPDRDFAALRDALAAWLVRSTGVAVAPDEVWAANGSNEVLQHLLQAFGGPGRTALGFTPAYSMHPIISASTGTSWVDGTRPGSPGDPFDLTADSAAEQARRVDPDVVFLCSPNNPTGTALDLDVVRAVHEAAPHAVVVVDEAYAEFARPGTPSAVTQLDGRVRLVVTRTMSKAFAFAGARLGYLAADAAVTAALRLVRLPYHLSSLTQAAAVAALAHADELLSTVEALKEQRDRVVAGTAALGLRPVPSDANFVLVGGFADSGAAFEALLAHGVLVRDVGLPGYLRMTAGTPAETDALLAALGDVLGDVRGAVVGGQDAPAGGGCLATRVER
- the hisH gene encoding imidazole glycerol phosphate synthase subunit HisH; this translates as MDHGSGNVRSAVRALERVGADVELTADPQAGLDADGLVVPGVGAFAAVVEGVRRVRGDVVVGRRLAGGRPVLGICVGLQVMFESSTEPGAGDRDGLGQWPGTVERLPVERVPHMGWNTVEAPADSVLFAGLADERFYFVHSYGVLADGVDGPAPVAALGTERLAPPTVTWAEHEGCRFVAAVENGALSATQFHPEKSGDAGAALLEHWVRRLA
- a CDS encoding TrmH family RNA methyltransferase, with product MTERPEAPELTNPRAERVRSVARLSGRSARQRQGRFLVEGHGPVTELLAAAAAPAPRVRVAVEVLYVGPEADPAYAAAARAARVPVRTASDEVLAAMADAVTPQPVLAVAAPVDVELSAVLADSPRTLAVLARVRDPGNAGTVVRAADASGADAVVLTTESVDVHAPKTVRSSAGSLFHVPVVVDVPYADVVRACRAAGLATLATAADAATDLDDLLDAAATGQGPLAAPHAWLLGNEAWGLPEADAALADARVAVPIHGSAESLNLAMAATVCLYASARARRAVRHHGGDTRRRSPAAGT
- the rplT gene encoding 50S ribosomal protein L20 yields the protein MARVKRAVNAHKKRREVLEQASGYRGQRSRLYRKAKEQILHSGVYSYRDRKARKGDFRRLWIQRVNAAARANGMTYNRFIQGLKIAGVDVDRRMLAELAVNDEAAFASLVQTARAALPAQDAA
- the infC gene encoding translation initiation factor IF-3, yielding MTEPRINDRIRVPEVRLVGPNGEQVGIVRIEQAMKLATESELDLVEVAPDARPPVVKLMDFGKFKYESAMKERAARKNQANTVLKEIRYRLKIDDHDYATKTGHVTRFLKGGDKVKVMIMFRGREQSRPEMGLRLLQRVAEDVKELGSVESSPRVDGRNMVMVIGPHKKKAEVKTEQKAAKQAQKDAAAAAADQGSTGATTG
- the priA gene encoding bifunctional 1-(5-phosphoribosyl)-5-((5-phosphoribosylamino)methylideneamino)imidazole-4-carboxamide isomerase/phosphoribosylanthranilate isomerase PriA, whose amino-acid sequence is MTDDPTPSADRTHPTDAPALQLLPAVDVADGQAVRLVQGEAGSETTYGEPLAAALAWVEAGAAWLHLVDLDAAFGRGSNAEQLAEVVRQVSDRGVAVELSGGIRDDGSLRRALATGCRRVNLGTAALEDPEWTRRAIGEFGDRVAVGLDVRGTTLAARGWTQEGGDLWETLARLDADGCARYVVTDVTKDGTLRGPNTDLLRQVCEVTDRPVVASGGVSSLADLEALRALVPVGVEGAIVGKALYAGAFTLQEALAVAG
- a CDS encoding MFS transporter, with product MPTPTMPPATGLRAYREVLAVPGMTSLYLIGVLARVPHTGGGIALTLLVTEGLGRGYLEAGLVTAALTVGIAFGSPWRGRLVDRLGLRRALVPSIVAMPVLWTAAALSPYWLLLPVAFVAGALAVPVFTVVRQAIGVVVPERSRRSAFALDSVLVEASFVAGPPLVVLAATQVDVRVALVAIGVGEALAGVLLAVLDPRLRSDAVGAPADEPALSAGLTGGDDRRLRPLRLPLPRWLSPGLLAMYACAFGAALVLSGSEIGIYAVLRGLGEVGLVGWVFAAWGVASGVGGLVYGALRRGASSPLVLLAWLALATVPLALATSPLLLLLLVVPGGLLTAPTLSSSADGVSRRIGDANRGEAMGWHGSATTAGFSLGAPLAGAVADQVGPWGAFLVVAAVSGALALTGLALLRRARRPGQRTGPVSRSPGP
- a CDS encoding DUF1844 domain-containing protein — encoded protein: MSDSPLTDATDAARDIADVPAVEVITTAAVHLMSAAAVKCGLVDPADLEGATGDDGQPLSPADLMDLAEARSLITALAGLVTAAAPEVGSQHARALRDGLRSLQLAFRDASTVPDEPGQGPGERLTGPVR
- the hisB gene encoding imidazoleglycerol-phosphate dehydratase HisB, encoding MSSRTARLERGTKESRVLVELDLDGTGRSEVSTGVRFFDHMLSTFARHSLVDLTVRAEGDVDVDAHHTVEDVSIVLGQAIHAALGDKAGIRRFGDALVPLDECLAQAAVDLAGRAYCVHEGEPAGQEHVLIGGHYVGSLTRHVLESLAHNARIALHVRVLSGRDPHHVVEAQFKALARAFRAAVEPDPRVAGVPSEKGSL
- a CDS encoding Fur family transcriptional regulator, with amino-acid sequence MVRGPSTAGAAADRLRAAGLRVTRPRVAVLGAVGDHPHATAEEVLTEARRRLGAVSVQGVYDALAALTAAGLVRRIEPQRHPARFETRTDDNHHHAVCRSCGAVSDVDCVVGHAPCLDASPPHGLVSVEEAEVVFWGLCAACAAVPPPDVA